A window of the Myxococcales bacterium genome harbors these coding sequences:
- a CDS encoding phosphoribosylaminoimidazolesuccinocarboxamide synthase — translation MDLDAALHAQLAHTLDRTSWTTMAGRGPLVRYDGKVRDCYIDASRGERVIVVTDRLSAFDMVIGLIPWKGQVLNQLAQYWFRETAHLAPNHVVASPDPNVCIGREVRPLAVELVMRAYLTGVTSTSVWKAYEAGARTFAGHALPDGLRKNQPLPQPILTPSTKAAKNGHDVTVSKDELLAMGQVRADELEQAAAIAARLFAFGQARAAERGLILADTKYEMGVTEAGEVIVIDEIHTPDSSRYWYADDYEARLAAGQEPRSLDKEYVRRYLAEEAGYRGDGPPPPLPDHVRVEAAKRYIASFEQVTGTAFAPVPGDAHARIAAALGAA, via the coding sequence ATGGACCTCGACGCCGCCTTGCACGCCCAGCTCGCCCACACCCTCGACCGCACGTCGTGGACGACGATGGCCGGGCGCGGGCCGCTGGTCCGTTACGACGGGAAGGTCCGCGACTGCTACATCGACGCCAGCCGCGGCGAGCGCGTGATCGTCGTGACCGATCGCCTCAGCGCGTTCGACATGGTGATCGGGCTCATCCCGTGGAAGGGCCAGGTGCTCAACCAGCTCGCCCAGTACTGGTTCCGCGAGACCGCGCACCTGGCGCCCAACCACGTCGTCGCCAGCCCGGATCCCAACGTCTGCATCGGCCGCGAGGTGCGGCCGCTGGCGGTCGAGTTGGTCATGCGCGCGTACCTCACCGGCGTCACCTCGACCTCGGTGTGGAAGGCCTACGAGGCCGGCGCGCGCACCTTCGCCGGCCACGCGCTGCCCGACGGCCTGCGCAAGAACCAGCCGCTGCCGCAGCCGATCTTGACGCCGTCGACCAAGGCCGCCAAGAACGGCCACGACGTGACCGTGAGCAAGGACGAGCTCCTGGCGATGGGGCAGGTGCGCGCCGACGAGCTCGAGCAGGCCGCGGCGATCGCGGCGCGGCTGTTCGCGTTCGGCCAGGCCCGCGCCGCCGAGCGCGGGCTGATCCTCGCCGACACCAAGTACGAGATGGGCGTGACCGAGGCCGGCGAGGTGATCGTGATCGACGAGATCCACACGCCCGACTCGTCGCGTTACTGGTACGCCGACGACTACGAGGCCCGGCTGGCCGCCGGGCAGGAGCCGCGCAGCCTCGACAAGGAGTACGTGCGCCGGTACCTGGCCGAGGAGGCCGGCTACCGCGGCGACGGCCCGCCGCCGCCCTTGCCCGATCACGTGCGGGTCGAGGCGGCCAAGCGCTACATCGCCAGCTTCGAGCAGGTGACCGGCACGGCGTTCGCGCCGGTGCCCGGCGACGCCCACGCGCGGATCGCCGCGGCGCTGGGGGCGGCGTGA
- a CDS encoding TIGR02266 family protein has product MDDASPSEKRGDGRAPIELKVEYKRQNAFFADYTRNISRGGTFIRTTRPLPIGTEFVFKLFVPKLDEPLRLIGEVSWIVTEAEAADGSREPGMGIRFTYREGASREEVERQVERLMVDSLGQRLFSKLMDNRPG; this is encoded by the coding sequence ATGGACGATGCAAGCCCGAGCGAGAAGCGCGGCGACGGTCGGGCGCCGATCGAGCTCAAGGTCGAGTACAAGCGCCAGAACGCGTTCTTCGCCGACTACACCCGCAACATCTCGCGCGGCGGGACGTTCATCCGCACGACGCGGCCGCTGCCGATCGGCACCGAGTTCGTGTTCAAGCTGTTCGTGCCCAAGCTCGACGAGCCGCTCCGGCTGATCGGCGAGGTGAGCTGGATCGTCACCGAGGCCGAGGCCGCCGACGGCAGCCGCGAGCCCGGGATGGGCATCCGCTTCACCTACCGCGAGGGCGCCAGCCGCGAGGAGGTCGAGCGGCAGGTCGAGCGGCTGATGGTCGACAGCCTCGGGCAGCGGTTGTTCTCGAAGCTGATGGACAACCGGCCCGGCTGA
- a CDS encoding CDP-alcohol phosphatidyltransferase family protein, with protein sequence MRLRYLAPNLITGAGLVFGLVSLSAAHRGDWRLAGWMIIYAVMTDRLDGLVARRLKATSALGVQLDSFADFLTFGLAPAALIYTFLRSAAMVDGPLALPFDHGWARVYLAGACMMWVLAAVFRLARFNVNADDDAPTRIYFGVPTTLAGGLVAIWFLALLKYAHPGPTFGGPKLLGDAAVTPRMVWLAFPALMLVGAFLMASSVRMLKIGTAESKAITVFLLVNVASGYVLGFAQLMPEYLVWMPSAWIVVFLIWGALAEETRDLRPAPLFPEDTNDAS encoded by the coding sequence ATGCGCCTGCGCTATCTCGCACCAAATCTAATCACGGGCGCGGGCCTGGTCTTCGGGCTCGTGTCGCTGTCGGCCGCTCATCGCGGCGACTGGCGCCTGGCCGGCTGGATGATCATCTACGCGGTCATGACCGATCGCCTCGACGGCCTGGTCGCGCGCCGGCTCAAGGCGACCAGCGCCCTCGGGGTGCAGCTCGACTCGTTCGCCGACTTCCTGACGTTCGGCCTGGCCCCGGCCGCGCTCATCTACACGTTCCTGCGCTCGGCGGCGATGGTCGACGGGCCGCTCGCGCTCCCGTTCGATCACGGGTGGGCCCGGGTCTACCTGGCCGGCGCCTGCATGATGTGGGTGCTCGCCGCGGTGTTCCGGCTGGCCCGCTTCAACGTCAACGCCGACGACGACGCGCCGACGCGGATCTATTTCGGCGTGCCCACGACCCTGGCCGGGGGCCTGGTCGCGATCTGGTTCCTCGCGCTGCTCAAGTACGCCCACCCGGGGCCGACCTTCGGCGGCCCGAAACTGCTCGGCGACGCCGCGGTCACCCCGAGGATGGTGTGGCTCGCGTTCCCGGCCTTGATGCTCGTCGGCGCGTTCTTGATGGCGTCGTCGGTGCGGATGCTCAAGATCGGCACCGCCGAGAGCAAGGCCATCACGGTGTTCCTGCTGGTCAACGTCGCCTCGGGCTACGTGCTCGGCTTCGCGCAGCTGATGCCCGAGTACCTGGTGTGGATGCCGAGCGCGTGGATCGTGGTGTTCTTGATCTGGGGCGCGCTCGCGGAGGAGACGAGAGATCTCCGTCCTGCGCCCTTGTTCCCGGAAGACACCAACGACGCGTCGTAA
- a CDS encoding sigma-70 family RNA polymerase sigma factor encodes MDDAQRAALAAQHLDLPRRAAKIIAARVREHVDFDDLVALGNLGLAEAVDRYDPAAGASFRTFAWYRVQGAILDGVRRNTNLPRRVWARLTALTATAEYLEASGGRAAAARATAATPTTADRLREVQPALGAIRTMCMVSIDVVPEDTFAQDTPALDDALGRRRQAEALHAALAKLPERERALLTAHYVDGLTLLDAGAAMGMSKSWASRLHARAVDQLRALLAEDTPAP; translated from the coding sequence GTGGACGACGCGCAGCGCGCGGCCCTGGCCGCCCAGCACCTCGATCTACCCCGACGTGCGGCCAAGATCATCGCCGCGCGCGTGCGCGAGCACGTCGACTTCGACGATCTGGTCGCGCTGGGCAACCTGGGCCTGGCCGAGGCGGTCGACCGCTACGACCCCGCCGCCGGCGCCAGCTTCCGCACGTTCGCGTGGTACCGGGTCCAGGGCGCGATCCTCGACGGCGTCCGCCGCAACACCAACCTGCCCCGGCGGGTGTGGGCCCGGCTGACCGCGCTCACGGCGACCGCCGAGTACCTCGAGGCCTCGGGCGGCCGCGCCGCCGCCGCGCGCGCCACCGCCGCGACCCCGACCACCGCCGACCGGCTGCGCGAGGTCCAGCCCGCCCTCGGCGCGATCCGGACGATGTGCATGGTCTCGATCGACGTCGTGCCCGAGGACACCTTCGCCCAGGACACGCCCGCCCTCGATGACGCCCTGGGCCGTCGGCGCCAGGCCGAGGCGCTGCACGCGGCCCTGGCCAAGCTGCCCGAGCGCGAGCGCGCGCTGCTCACGGCGCACTACGTCGACGGCCTGACCCTGCTCGACGCCGGCGCCGCGATGGGCATGTCGAAGTCCTGGGCCAGCCGGCTGCACGCGCGCGCGGTCGATCAGCTGCGCGCGCTCCTGGCCGAGGACACACCGGCGCCGTGA
- a CDS encoding adenylosuccinate lyase has protein sequence MIDRYSRPEFAAIWSDATRYGLWLDIELAACAAMERTGRVPAGTADTVRAAAAGRLDPARIAAHELVTRHDVIAFLTHVEELAGAPARWLHLGMTSSDVLDSALALQSVRALDGILVGLDGLAVALAEQARAHARTPVMGRSHGIHAEPITAGLTFARWYAELARARTRVATARATIAVGKIAGAVGVYGNLDPVIEREALGELGLTGETVATQIVARDRHAEVLWALAMVGTTIEQIALGVRHWQRTEVGEAEEGFGKGQKGSSAMPHKKNPILSENLCGLARLLRGYAGAGLEDVALWHERDISHSSVERVSFPDATILTDFMVARATGLVRGLVVHPERMRANLEASGGLCFSEAVLLALVARGLPRQEAYVFVQRCAHAAMAEGAAAGKGPPPGRFRALLGADPDVGQHLDAATLDTCFDLEHHLRHAPTILARALGDPP, from the coding sequence CCGCCGACACCGTCCGCGCCGCCGCCGCGGGTCGCCTCGATCCCGCGCGCATCGCCGCCCACGAGCTGGTCACGCGCCACGACGTGATCGCGTTCCTGACCCACGTCGAGGAGCTGGCCGGCGCGCCGGCGCGGTGGCTGCACCTGGGCATGACCTCGTCGGACGTGCTCGACTCGGCGCTGGCGCTGCAGAGCGTGCGCGCCCTCGACGGCATCCTGGTCGGGCTCGACGGCCTGGCCGTGGCCCTGGCCGAGCAGGCCCGGGCCCACGCGCGGACGCCGGTCATGGGCCGGTCCCACGGCATCCACGCCGAGCCGATCACCGCCGGGCTCACGTTCGCCCGCTGGTACGCGGAGCTGGCCCGGGCCCGGACCCGGGTCGCGACCGCCCGCGCCACGATCGCCGTCGGCAAGATCGCCGGCGCGGTCGGTGTCTACGGCAACCTCGATCCCGTCATCGAGCGCGAGGCCCTGGGCGAGCTGGGCCTCACCGGCGAGACCGTCGCCACCCAGATCGTCGCGCGCGATCGCCACGCCGAGGTGCTGTGGGCGCTGGCCATGGTCGGCACCACGATCGAGCAGATCGCGCTGGGCGTGCGCCACTGGCAGCGGACCGAGGTCGGCGAGGCCGAGGAGGGCTTCGGCAAGGGCCAGAAGGGCTCGAGCGCGATGCCGCACAAGAAGAACCCGATCCTGTCGGAGAACCTGTGCGGCCTGGCGCGGCTGCTGCGCGGCTACGCCGGGGCCGGCCTCGAGGACGTGGCCCTGTGGCACGAGCGCGACATCTCGCACTCGTCGGTCGAACGGGTCAGCTTCCCCGACGCCACGATCCTGACCGACTTCATGGTCGCCCGGGCCACCGGCCTGGTCCGCGGCCTCGTGGTCCACCCCGAGCGCATGCGCGCCAACCTCGAGGCCTCGGGCGGCCTGTGCTTCTCCGAGGCCGTGCTGCTGGCGCTGGTCGCGCGCGGCCTGCCGCGCCAGGAGGCCTACGTGTTCGTCCAGCGCTGCGCTCACGCCGCGATGGCCGAGGGCGCCGCCGCCGGCAAGGGCCCGCCGCCCGGTCGGTTCCGCGCGCTGCTCGGCGCTGATCCCGACGTGGGCCAGCACCTCGACGCCGCGACCCTCGACACCTGCTTCGATCTCGAACACCACCTGCGCCACGCGCCGACCATCCTGGCCCGCGCGCTCGGCGACCCACCGTAG
- the purL gene encoding phosphoribosylformylglycinamidine synthase has protein sequence MAIVPGGPALAPARLARRRAALIAACPGLDVLAADHVYVVAAARPLTAAEDEILAGLLERAPDLATPAGATRLYVVPRVGTISPWSSKATDIAHTSGLAAVTRVERAVAWTLRGVPSARGPLERALADRMTESVLDALDGAALFAAGAPRPLGTIALGAAPHAALAAADRALGLALAPDEIDYLVDAYATLGRDPTDVELMMFAQANSEHCRHKIFNAQFVIDGAAQERSLFQLIKASTAASPAGVLSAYHDNAAVFAGSAGVRLFPDGDRVYRGHAEPVHVLLKVETHNHPTAIAPFPGAATGSGGEIRDEGATGRGAKPKAGLVGFTVSNLRLPGAIQPWEVDHGKPERIASALDIMLDGPLGGAAFNNEFGRPAIAGYFRTFELDAPGPRGPEVRGYHKPVMIAGGVGNVRAGHVDKLPLPPDAPLGVLGGPALLIGLGGGAASSMAQGASHAELDFASVQRDNAEIQRRCQEVIDACWALGDANPMLSIHDVGAGGLSNALPELAHGGGRGARFDLRAIPSGDPAMAPAELWCNEAQERYVVALAPGREAEFAALCARERAPWALLGHTTAAAHLRVDDPLLGAPAVDVPMAVILGKAPRMVRDVRREPVAFAPLDLAGVTVASALERVLRLPTVADKTFLVTIGDRSVGGLVVCEPMVGPWQVPVGDVAVTATDFVGVTGEAMAMGERPPVALLDPAAASRLAIAEALTNLAAAPIAALGDVKLSCNWMAAAGWPGEDARLYDAVRAAGAELAVALGVAIPVGKDSMSMKSVWRDDRGDHAVVSPITLVATAAAPVTDIARVLTPVMPLDDGPLTLVAIDCGGAGPAPDLRLGGSCLAQVHGQLGDAAPDVDAGDLARFFAVIQAERGRLRAYHDRSDGGFAVTLLELAFASGAALDLHVPAGLDPLAWLFAEAPGAVVAVAAADVAPLRAALGPRFADRAWVVGTATAGARIQIAAADGAVLLDRSRHALRALWSDTTWRMATLRDDPGCADEEHATRLDPDDPGLVEVPVAPPPRRHHAGPRPRVAILREQGCNSHVEMAAGFDAAGFEAVDLHMTELHAGADLASFRGLVAVGGFSYGDVLGAGQGWAKSVRYGATARAALTGFFARPDTFGLGVCNGCQMMAALHDLIPGAERWPRFVRNRSEQFEARRALVEVRASPSIFFRDLVGARLGIVVSHGEGRAAERAPGDLAALTAAGQVALGFVDGLGRAAARYPANPNGSPDGVTGVTTTDGRVTILMPHPERSPRSAWRAMFHSARAWVG, from the coding sequence ATCGCGATCGTCCCGGGCGGCCCGGCGCTGGCGCCGGCGCGGCTGGCGCGGCGGCGCGCGGCGCTGATCGCGGCGTGCCCCGGCCTCGACGTGCTCGCCGCTGACCACGTCTACGTGGTCGCGGCCGCGCGGCCGCTGACCGCCGCCGAGGACGAGATCCTCGCCGGCCTGCTCGAGCGCGCGCCCGACCTGGCGACGCCGGCCGGCGCGACCCGGCTCTACGTCGTGCCGCGGGTCGGCACGATCTCGCCGTGGTCGAGCAAGGCCACCGACATCGCCCACACCAGCGGCCTGGCCGCGGTGACCCGGGTCGAGCGCGCGGTGGCGTGGACGCTGCGGGGCGTGCCGAGCGCGCGCGGGCCGCTCGAGCGCGCGCTGGCCGATCGCATGACCGAGAGCGTGCTCGACGCGCTCGACGGCGCCGCGCTGTTCGCCGCCGGCGCGCCGCGGCCGCTCGGCACGATCGCGCTCGGCGCGGCCCCCCACGCGGCCCTGGCCGCGGCCGATCGCGCGCTGGGCCTGGCGCTCGCGCCCGACGAGATCGACTACCTCGTCGACGCCTACGCCACGCTGGGCCGCGACCCGACCGACGTCGAGCTGATGATGTTCGCGCAGGCCAACAGCGAGCACTGCCGGCACAAGATCTTCAACGCCCAGTTCGTGATCGACGGCGCCGCCCAGGAGCGCTCGCTGTTCCAGCTGATCAAGGCCTCGACCGCGGCCAGCCCGGCCGGGGTGCTCTCGGCCTACCACGACAACGCCGCGGTCTTCGCCGGGTCCGCCGGCGTGCGGCTGTTCCCCGACGGCGATCGGGTCTACCGCGGCCACGCCGAGCCGGTCCACGTGCTGCTCAAGGTCGAGACCCACAACCACCCGACCGCGATCGCGCCGTTCCCGGGCGCGGCCACCGGCTCGGGCGGCGAGATCCGCGACGAGGGCGCCACCGGCCGCGGCGCCAAGCCCAAGGCCGGCCTCGTCGGCTTCACCGTGTCGAACCTGCGCCTGCCGGGCGCGATCCAGCCGTGGGAGGTCGATCACGGCAAGCCCGAGCGCATCGCCAGCGCGCTCGACATCATGCTCGACGGCCCGCTCGGCGGCGCCGCGTTCAACAACGAGTTCGGCCGGCCCGCGATCGCCGGCTACTTCCGCACCTTCGAGCTCGACGCGCCGGGCCCGCGCGGGCCCGAGGTGCGCGGCTACCACAAGCCGGTGATGATCGCCGGCGGCGTCGGCAACGTCCGGGCCGGCCACGTCGACAAGCTGCCGCTGCCGCCCGACGCGCCGCTCGGCGTGCTGGGCGGGCCGGCGCTGCTGATCGGCCTCGGCGGCGGCGCGGCCTCGTCGATGGCCCAGGGCGCGTCGCACGCCGAGCTCGACTTCGCGTCGGTGCAGCGCGACAACGCCGAGATCCAGCGCCGGTGCCAGGAGGTGATCGACGCGTGCTGGGCGCTCGGCGACGCCAACCCGATGCTGTCGATCCACGACGTCGGCGCCGGCGGCCTGTCGAACGCGCTGCCCGAGCTGGCCCACGGCGGCGGGCGCGGCGCGCGCTTCGATCTGCGGGCCATCCCGTCGGGCGATCCGGCGATGGCGCCGGCCGAGCTGTGGTGCAACGAGGCCCAGGAGCGCTACGTCGTCGCGCTCGCGCCCGGGCGCGAGGCCGAGTTCGCGGCGCTGTGCGCGCGCGAGCGGGCGCCGTGGGCGCTGCTCGGGCACACCACCGCGGCGGCGCACCTGCGGGTCGACGATCCGCTGCTGGGCGCGCCCGCGGTCGACGTGCCGATGGCCGTCATCCTCGGCAAGGCCCCGCGCATGGTCCGCGACGTGCGGCGCGAGCCGGTGGCGTTCGCGCCGCTCGACCTCGCCGGCGTCACCGTCGCCAGCGCCCTCGAGCGGGTGCTGCGCCTGCCGACCGTCGCCGACAAGACCTTCCTGGTCACGATCGGCGATCGCTCGGTCGGCGGGCTGGTCGTGTGCGAGCCGATGGTCGGCCCGTGGCAGGTGCCGGTCGGCGACGTCGCGGTCACCGCCACCGACTTCGTCGGCGTCACCGGCGAGGCCATGGCCATGGGCGAGCGGCCGCCGGTCGCGCTGCTCGATCCGGCCGCGGCGTCGCGCCTGGCGATCGCCGAGGCGCTGACCAACCTGGCCGCGGCGCCGATCGCCGCGCTCGGCGACGTCAAGCTGTCGTGCAACTGGATGGCCGCCGCCGGCTGGCCCGGCGAGGACGCGCGCCTCTACGACGCGGTCCGCGCCGCCGGCGCCGAGCTCGCGGTCGCGCTCGGCGTCGCGATCCCGGTCGGCAAGGACTCGATGTCGATGAAGTCGGTGTGGCGCGACGACCGCGGCGATCACGCGGTGGTGTCGCCGATCACCCTGGTCGCGACCGCGGCCGCGCCGGTGACCGACATCGCGCGGGTGCTGACCCCGGTGATGCCGCTCGACGACGGTCCGCTCACGCTGGTCGCGATCGATTGCGGCGGCGCCGGGCCCGCGCCCGATCTGCGGCTGGGCGGCTCGTGCCTGGCTCAGGTCCACGGCCAGCTCGGCGACGCCGCGCCCGACGTCGACGCCGGCGACCTCGCGCGCTTCTTCGCGGTGATCCAGGCCGAGCGCGGCCGGCTGCGCGCGTACCACGATCGATCCGACGGCGGCTTCGCGGTCACGCTGCTCGAGCTGGCGTTCGCGTCGGGCGCCGCCCTCGACCTGCACGTGCCGGCCGGGCTCGACCCGCTGGCGTGGCTGTTCGCCGAGGCCCCGGGCGCGGTGGTCGCGGTCGCCGCCGCCGACGTCGCGCCGCTGCGCGCGGCGCTGGGCCCGCGCTTCGCCGACCGCGCCTGGGTCGTGGGCACCGCGACCGCCGGCGCGCGGATCCAGATCGCCGCCGCCGACGGCGCGGTCCTGCTCGATCGCTCGCGCCACGCGCTGCGCGCGCTGTGGTCCGACACGACCTGGCGGATGGCGACCCTGCGCGACGATCCGGGCTGCGCCGACGAGGAGCACGCGACGCGGCTCGATCCCGACGATCCGGGGCTGGTCGAGGTGCCGGTCGCGCCGCCGCCGCGCCGCCACCACGCCGGGCCGCGGCCGCGGGTCGCGATCCTGCGCGAGCAGGGCTGCAACTCGCACGTCGAGATGGCCGCCGGCTTCGACGCCGCCGGGTTCGAGGCGGTCGACCTGCACATGACCGAGCTGCACGCCGGCGCCGACCTCGCGTCGTTCCGCGGCCTGGTCGCGGTCGGCGGCTTCTCGTACGGCGACGTGCTCGGCGCCGGCCAGGGCTGGGCCAAGAGCGTCCGCTACGGCGCGACCGCGCGGGCCGCGCTCACCGGGTTCTTCGCCCGGCCCGACACCTTCGGCCTCGGCGTCTGCAACGGCTGCCAGATGATGGCGGCCTTGCACGATCTCATCCCCGGCGCCGAGCGCTGGCCGCGCTTCGTGCGCAACCGCTCCGAGCAGTTCGAGGCCCGGCGCGCGCTGGTCGAGGTCCGCGCGAGCCCGTCGATCTTCTTCCGCGACCTGGTCGGCGCGCGGCTCGGCATCGTGGTCTCGCACGGCGAGGGCCGCGCCGCCGAGCGGGCCCCCGGCGATCTCGCGGCGCTGACCGCGGCCGGGCAGGTCGCGCTCGGGTTCGTCGACGGGCTCGGCCGGGCCGCCGCGCGGTACCCCGCCAACCCTAACGGCTCGCCCGACGGCGTCACCGGCGTCACGACCACCGACGGCCGCGTCACGATCCTGATGCCGCACCCCGAGCGCAGCCCGCGCTCGGCGTGGCGCGCGATGTTTCACAGCGCCCGCGCCTGGGTCGGCTGA
- a CDS encoding phage holin family protein, giving the protein MTWILIKLAIRLVAFTLVFWFATRKNAKIKIEPRWALPLVAGMFAVFNVGLYWMLRPVLNLATFNVAWFAMPLVINLLFLIATLRVFQNKKWLQIDGVRATLWLAVVLTLAHGVLYVALDYLPTKV; this is encoded by the coding sequence ATGACGTGGATCTTGATCAAGCTCGCGATCCGCCTGGTGGCGTTCACGCTGGTGTTCTGGTTCGCGACCCGCAAGAACGCGAAGATCAAGATCGAGCCGCGGTGGGCGCTGCCCCTCGTCGCGGGCATGTTCGCGGTCTTCAATGTGGGGCTGTACTGGATGCTCCGCCCGGTGCTCAACCTCGCCACGTTCAACGTGGCGTGGTTCGCGATGCCGCTCGTGATCAACCTGCTGTTCCTGATCGCGACCCTGCGCGTGTTCCAGAACAAGAAGTGGCTGCAGATCGACGGCGTGCGCGCGACGCTGTGGCTCGCGGTCGTGCTCACGCTCGCGCACGGCGTGCTCTACGTCGCGCTCGACTACCTGCCCACCAAGGTCTGA
- a CDS encoding phosphotransferase: MATFTVLDLADAAAIARAADLGPVTALAPIDAGTINSNFALTCADRRWMVRVNEGKHPDDVSWEGDLVAALAAAGLPTPVPRAIAGRRWLAHRGLVISVFPWVDGTIRDAAAVSLADAARLGDALGLLHQGAAARWPAHGRAGFYQWADVVGRLDAIRAAARPELAAPLVELTAASAELAARVADRAAARHGIIHNDLFRDNVLWQGDAISAVLDFEQAATGALVYDVAVAINDWCWHDGVRAEHARALIEAHQRRVPWTAADRAALGLELVAAATRFTITRLTDVYLRQVDKPDKDYRAFLARLRFWRSLQGRRLGRAWRCRDAARSLLVSSSMSLHSRAALVALALAAVATGCARRSSTIPGTRINDDRINREILATIEQYRVAVEKGDAEALFLMASENYNEDSGTAGGEDDYGYDGLKEVLVGRFRMASDIRFAMKYVSIHRGCPAADELPVGCVAKVEALIDASFTIVDARGHDRRTDKRDQNELVLEWSGDRWKFVAGL, from the coding sequence GTGGCCACGTTCACCGTGCTCGACCTCGCCGACGCCGCCGCCATCGCGCGCGCCGCGGACCTCGGGCCGGTGACGGCGCTGGCGCCGATCGACGCCGGCACGATCAACTCGAACTTCGCGCTGACCTGCGCCGACCGTCGGTGGATGGTCCGGGTCAACGAGGGCAAGCACCCCGACGACGTCTCCTGGGAGGGCGACCTGGTCGCGGCGCTGGCCGCCGCCGGGCTGCCGACCCCGGTGCCGCGAGCGATCGCCGGCCGGCGGTGGCTGGCGCACCGCGGCCTGGTGATCAGCGTCTTCCCGTGGGTCGATGGCACCATCCGCGACGCCGCCGCGGTCTCGCTCGCCGACGCCGCGCGGCTCGGCGACGCGCTCGGGTTGCTGCACCAGGGCGCCGCGGCGCGCTGGCCAGCCCACGGCCGGGCCGGCTTCTACCAGTGGGCCGACGTCGTCGGCCGGCTCGACGCGATCCGCGCCGCCGCCCGACCGGAGCTGGCCGCGCCGCTCGTCGAGCTGACCGCGGCCAGCGCCGAGCTGGCCGCGCGCGTCGCCGACCGCGCCGCCGCGCGCCACGGCATCATCCACAACGACCTGTTCCGGGACAACGTGCTGTGGCAGGGCGACGCGATCAGCGCCGTGCTCGACTTCGAGCAGGCGGCCACCGGCGCGCTGGTCTACGACGTCGCGGTCGCGATCAACGACTGGTGCTGGCACGACGGCGTCCGCGCGGAGCACGCGCGTGCCCTGATCGAGGCGCACCAGCGCCGCGTCCCGTGGACCGCCGCCGATCGCGCCGCGCTGGGGCTGGAGCTGGTGGCCGCGGCGACCCGGTTCACGATCACGCGGCTGACCGACGTCTACCTTCGCCAGGTTGACAAGCCCGACAAAGACTATCGTGCCTTTCTGGCACGCCTACGATTCTGGAGATCCCTGCAGGGACGGAGACTTGGACGCGCCTGGCGATGTCGTGACGCGGCCCGGAGCTTGCTAGTGTCCAGCTCGATGTCGCTCCACTCGCGCGCCGCGCTCGTCGCCCTCGCTCTCGCCGCCGTCGCCACCGGGTGCGCCCGCCGGTCGTCGACCATCCCCGGCACCCGCATCAACGACGATCGGATCAACCGGGAGATCCTCGCGACGATCGAGCAGTACCGGGTCGCGGTCGAGAAGGGCGACGCGGAGGCGCTGTTCCTGATGGCCTCCGAGAACTACAACGAGGACAGCGGCACCGCGGGCGGCGAGGACGACTACGGCTACGACGGGCTCAAGGAGGTGCTGGTCGGGCGCTTCCGCATGGCCAGCGACATCCGGTTCGCGATGAAGTACGTGAGCATCCACCGCGGGTGCCCGGCGGCCGACGAGCTGCCGGTCGGGTGCGTCGCCAAGGTCGAGGCGCTGATCGACGCCAGCTTCACGATCGTCGACGCCCGCGGCCACGACCGCCGGACCGACAAGCGCGACCAGAACGAGCTCGTGCTCGAGTGGTCGGGCGACCGCTGGAAGTTCGTCGCGGGGCTGTGA